The following coding sequences are from one Paenibacillus sp. JDR-2 window:
- a CDS encoding Ig-like domain-containing protein yields the protein MVLFLVAANLPQYALANSLGGWNARNPVPTSSNLYGSAYGNGIYAAVGESGTIVTSSDGVNWTSRASGTINTLYSIAYGNGMFVTVGGGGTILTSSNGVNWTDRSGITSNVLGGIIYGNGLFVAVGTGGAIVTSANGTSWSNRTSGVTESLNSVIYGNSIFIAVGNKGKIVTSTNGTSWTSRTSGVTDALNGVTYGNSTFVTVGGGGTILTSTNGTSWTSRTSGTTSTLYNVTYGNGTFMATDYISNKILASSNGSSWASRTTSTTNVLNGISYVNSMYMAVGGGGIIVTSGNGTSWTNRTSPITNNLTSVIYGNSGYVAVGNGIIMTSGNGTSWTSQASGTTNALNGVAFGNSKYVTVGNGGVIMTSSNGISWAGQTSGTTNALNGVTFGNGVYVAAGNNGTIVTSSDGVNWTSQTSGTSNPLYSVTYGNGVYVAVGSLGVIVTSSNGVNWTLQTSNTTNTLYGVTFGNGVYVAVGTSGAIAISSDGASWSSLASGTYDTLRNVMYGNGMYVASGNLGTMRISSSDGLNWLSQASGTSKGLYGSVYAKGTYMTVGLSGTIMQTDLLPVTTYTVTYSGNGATSGSLPADNGLYEQGELVTVLGNTGSLARTDFTFAGWNTEADGSGTDYAPGTDFMMGTGNVTLYANWTANPPVPAVNSVSVSPDTASVEQGSSKQLAATVDTVGGAATTVTWTSNDVSHKVTVDGTGKVTVAADATPGDYTITATSTVDSSKKGIATITVTAAPAVIGVSVSPNTASVEQGSSKQLAATVDTVGGAATTVTWTSNDASHKVTVDGTGKVTVTADAAPGDYTITATSTVDSSKKGTATITVTAAPAVIGVSVSPNTASVEQGSSKQLAATVDTVGGAATTVTWTSNDVSHKVTVDGTGKVIVAADATPGDYTITATSTVDSSKKGTATITVTAAPAVIGVSVSPNTASVEQGSSKQLAATVDTVGGAATTVTWTSNDASHKVTVDSTGKVTVAADATPGDYTITATSTVDSSKKGTATITVTAAPAVNSVSVSPDTASVEQGSSKQLAATVDAVGGAATTVTWTSNDASHKVTVDSTGKVTVAADATPGDYTITATSTVDSSKKGTATITVTAAPAVNSVSVSPDTASVEQGSSKQLAATVDAVGGAATTVTWTNNDASHKVTVDSTGKVTVAADATPGDYTITATSTVDSSKKGTATITVTAAPAVNSVSVSPDTASVEQGSSKQLAATVDAVGGAATTVTWTSNDASNKVTVDGTGKVTVAADATPGDYTITATSTVDSSKKGTATITVTAAPAVIGVSVSPNTASVEQGSSKQLAATVDTVGGAVTTVTWTSNDASHKVTVDGTGKVTVTADAAPGDYTITATSTVDSSKKGTATITVTAAPAVNSVSVSPDTASVEQGSSKQLAATVDTVGGAATTVTWTSNDASHKVTVDGTGKVTVAADAAPGDYTITATSTVDSSKKGTATITVTAAPAVIGVSVSPNTASVEQGSSKQLAATVDTVGGAATAVTWTSNDASHKVTVDGTGKVTVAADAAPGDYTITATSTVDSSKKGTATITVTEAPVYTIAAISNQTLTALAEGYATGTQETKPISVTNTGTGQLTNLTVTISGTNPNDYTITQPASSLNSSESTSFTIQAKDGLAAGTYSATVTVSADLMTPVTFTVTQSVNLPDAPANPQELNAVGGNRQVTLNWSTVAGATYYNIYMATASGQYTDDEVATVTASTYNVEDLVNGTTYYFVVKAGNAGGLGAKSNEASATPAIAPAAPTNVTATAGDGQVTLTFTAPADDGGSPITRYEVTVVPGNVVVSGTSSTIVVTGLSNGTSYTFTVKAINAAGVSVSSAESNPVVPKSSSPTVPTTPNTVNNSVDVLINGKVENAGTATTSKRNDQNVITISVDQKKLEDKLAAEGQGAVITIPVNSKSDIVIGELNGQMVKSMENKQAVVVIKTDQATYTIPAQQIQIGAIADKWGNTVSLQDIKVQIEIASPTADTLKVVENAAANGMFTLVVPPVGFTIKATYGNESIEISKFNVYVERTLPIPAGVDPSKITTGVVVEPDGTVRHVPTKIVLIDGMYYAQINSLTNSTYSIVWHPLEFLDVANHWAKAAINDMGSRMVINGTGDGLFSPDRDITRAEFAAILVRGLGLKPENRSSAFSDVNASDWFSSAINTAYVYQLINGFEDGTFRPNDRITREEAMTMLSRAMAITGLKATLSDQSEAAILYPFGDASNVSDWAIGGAADSIQAGLVTGRSAAELAPKAFITRAEVATIIQRLLQASELI from the coding sequence ATGGTATTATTTTTAGTTGCAGCAAATCTTCCTCAATATGCTCTTGCAAATTCTCTTGGCGGGTGGAATGCTCGCAATCCGGTGCCTACGAGTAGCAACCTGTATGGCTCCGCCTACGGAAACGGCATTTATGCGGCAGTTGGAGAGTCCGGAACAATTGTGACATCAAGCGACGGAGTGAACTGGACGAGCCGAGCAAGCGGAACCATAAATACGCTCTATAGTATCGCCTACGGAAACGGCATGTTTGTGACGGTGGGGGGAGGAGGAACGATTCTAACTTCCAGCAACGGCGTGAACTGGACGGACCGATCGGGCATTACTTCGAATGTTCTGGGCGGCATTATCTACGGAAATGGCCTGTTTGTGGCTGTCGGCACAGGTGGAGCAATTGTGACGTCAGCCAATGGAACAAGCTGGTCGAACCGGACGAGCGGTGTTACCGAAAGTCTAAATAGCGTCATTTACGGAAACAGCATTTTTATCGCGGTAGGGAATAAAGGAAAGATTGTGACTTCCACCAACGGAACAAGCTGGACGAGCCGAACGAGTGGCGTTACGGATGCTCTAAACGGCGTCACTTACGGAAACAGCACGTTTGTGACGGTGGGGGGAGGAGGAACGATTCTGACTTCCACCAACGGAACAAGCTGGACCAGTCGAACGAGTGGTACTACGAGCACTTTATATAATGTTACTTACGGGAATGGAACGTTTATGGCAACTGATTATATCAGTAATAAAATTTTGGCCTCCAGCAACGGATCGAGCTGGGCAAGCCGAACGACAAGTACGACGAATGTTCTGAATGGAATCTCCTACGTAAACAGTATGTATATGGCGGTGGGAGGAGGAGGAATAATCGTCACCTCAGGAAACGGAACGAGCTGGACGAACCGGACAAGCCCCATTACGAATAACTTAACGAGCGTTATTTACGGAAACAGCGGCTATGTGGCGGTGGGGAATGGAATAATTATGACCTCCGGCAACGGTACAAGCTGGACGAGCCAAGCAAGCGGCACGACGAATGCCCTGAATGGTGTCGCTTTTGGAAATAGCAAGTATGTGACGGTGGGCAATGGCGGAGTCATTATGACCTCCAGCAACGGAATAAGCTGGGCCGGCCAAACAAGCGGCACTACGAATGCTTTAAATGGCGTTACTTTCGGAAACGGTGTATACGTCGCGGCGGGAAATAATGGAACAATTGTAACCTCTAGTGATGGAGTGAACTGGACAAGTCAAACGAGCGGCACTTCGAATCCTCTATATAGCGTTACTTACGGGAACGGCGTGTATGTGGCGGTGGGAAGCCTTGGCGTAATTGTGACCTCGAGCAATGGGGTGAATTGGACGCTTCAGACGAGCAACACTACGAATACGTTGTATGGGGTAACGTTCGGTAATGGCGTCTATGTGGCAGTAGGTACCAGCGGAGCGATTGCGATCTCAAGCGACGGAGCAAGCTGGTCAAGCCTAGCAAGCGGCACTTATGATACTCTGAGGAACGTTATGTACGGAAACGGTATGTACGTGGCGTCAGGCAACCTTGGCACGATGCGAATCTCCAGCAGCGACGGACTAAACTGGCTTAGCCAAGCAAGCGGCACTTCTAAAGGGCTATATGGCAGCGTCTACGCAAAAGGCACGTATATGACGGTTGGTTTATCCGGAACAATCATGCAAACCGATCTATTGCCGGTAACGACTTACACTGTAACTTATAGCGGTAACGGGGCGACATCGGGAAGTTTGCCGGCCGACAATGGGCTATATGAACAAGGAGAGCTGGTAACCGTGCTCGGCAATACGGGAAGCCTGGCTAGGACAGATTTTACGTTCGCAGGGTGGAATACGGAGGCGGACGGAAGCGGTACGGACTATGCCCCCGGCACGGATTTTATGATGGGGACAGGCAACGTAACGCTTTATGCGAACTGGACGGCAAACCCGCCGGTACCGGCTGTCAACAGCGTAAGCGTGAGTCCTGACACTGCAAGCGTAGAGCAAGGCAGCAGCAAACAGCTCGCGGCAACAGTGGATACGGTTGGCGGAGCGGCGACCACGGTTACGTGGACGAGCAATGACGTCAGTCACAAAGTGACCGTAGACGGCACGGGTAAAGTGACCGTCGCAGCAGATGCAACGCCTGGCGATTATACGATCACGGCAACGTCAACGGTAGACAGCAGCAAAAAAGGGATCGCGACGATTACCGTTACCGCAGCACCAGCGGTAATCGGGGTGAGCGTAAGCCCGAATACTGCAAGCGTAGAGCAAGGCAGCAGCAAGCAGCTCGCGGCAACAGTGGATACGGTTGGCGGAGCGGCGACCACGGTTACGTGGACGAGCAATGACGCCAGTCACAAAGTGACCGTAGACGGCACGGGTAAAGTGACGGTCACAGCGGATGCCGCGCCTGGCGATTACACGATCACGGCAACGTCAACGGTAGACAGCAGCAAAAAAGGCACAGCGACGATTACCGTAACCGCAGCGCCTGCGGTAATCGGAGTGAGCGTAAGCCCGAATACTGCAAGCGTAGAGCAAGGAAGCAGCAAACAGCTCGCGGCAACAGTGGATACGGTTGGCGGAGCGGCGACCACGGTTACGTGGACGAGCAATGACGTCAGTCACAAAGTGACCGTAGACGGCACGGGTAAAGTAATCGTCGCAGCAGATGCAACGCCTGGCGATTATACGATCACGGCAACGTCAACGGTCGATAGCAGCAAAAAAGGCACAGCGACGATTACCGTTACCGCAGCACCTGCGGTAATCGGAGTGAGCGTAAGCCCGAATACTGCAAGCGTAGAGCAAGGCAGCAGCAAGCAGCTCGCGGCAACGGTTGATACGGTTGGCGGAGCAGCGACCACGGTTACGTGGACGAGCAATGACGCCAGTCACAAAGTGACCGTAGACAGCACGGGTAAAGTAACCGTCGCAGCAGATGCAACGCCTGGCGATTATACGATCACGGCAACTTCAACGGTCGATAGCAGTAAAAAAGGGACCGCGACGATTACCGTTACCGCGGCACCGGCTGTCAACAGCGTAAGCGTTAGTCCTGACACTGCAAGCGTAGAGCAAGGCAGCAGCAAACAGCTCGCGGCAACGGTTGATGCGGTTGGCGGAGCGGCGACCACGGTTACGTGGACGAGCAATGATGCTAGTCACAAAGTGACCGTAGACAGCACGGGTAAAGTGACGGTCGCAGCAGATGCAACGCCTGGCGATTACACGATCACGGCAACGTCAACGGTAGACAGCAGTAAAAAAGGGACCGCGACGATTACCGTTACCGCGGCACCGGCTGTCAACAGCGTAAGCGTGAGTCCTGACACTGCAAGCGTAGAGCAAGGCAGCAGCAAACAGCTCGCGGCAACGGTTGATGCGGTTGGCGGAGCGGCGACCACGGTTACGTGGACGAACAATGATGCTAGTCACAAAGTGACCGTAGACAGCACGGGTAAAGTGACGGTCGCAGCAGATGCAACGCCTGGCGATTACACGATCACGGCAACGTCAACGGTAGACAGCAGTAAAAAAGGTACTGCGACGATTACCGTTACAGCGGCACCGGCTGTCAACAGCGTAAGCGTGAGTCCTGACACTGCAAGCGTAGAGCAAGGCAGCAGCAAGCAGCTCGCGGCAACAGTGGATGCGGTTGGCGGAGCGGCGACCACGGTTACGTGGACGAGCAATGACGCCAGCAATAAAGTAACCGTAGACGGCACGGGTAAAGTAACCGTCGCAGCAGATGCAACGCCTGGCGATTACACGATCACGGCAACGTCAACGGTAGACAGCAGCAAAAAAGGCACAGCGACGATTACCGTAACCGCAGCGCCTGCGGTAATCGGAGTGAGCGTAAGCCCGAATACTGCAAGCGTAGAGCAAGGCAGCAGCAAACAGCTCGCGGCAACAGTGGATACGGTTGGCGGAGCGGTGACCACGGTTACGTGGACGAGCAATGACGCCAGTCACAAAGTGACCGTAGACGGCACGGGTAAAGTGACGGTCACAGCGGATGCCGCGCCTGGCGATTATACGATCACGGCAACGTCAACGGTAGACAGCAGTAAAAAAGGTACTGCGACGATTACCGTTACAGCGGCACCGGCTGTCAACAGCGTAAGCGTGAGTCCTGACACTGCAAGCGTGGAGCAAGGAAGCAGCAAACAGCTCGCGGCAACAGTGGATACGGTTGGCGGAGCAGCGACCACGGTTACGTGGACGAGCAATGACGCTAGTCACAAAGTGACCGTAGACGGCACGGGAAAAGTAACCGTCGCAGCGGATGCCGCGCCTGGCGATTATACGATCACGGCAACGTCAACGGTCGATAGCAGTAAAAAAGGCACAGCGACCATTACCGTTACCGCAGCGCCTGCGGTAATCGGCGTAAGCGTAAGCCCGAACACTGCAAGCGTAGAGCAAGGAAGCAGCAAGCAGCTCGCGGCAACAGTGGATACGGTTGGCGGAGCGGCGACCGCGGTTACGTGGACGAGCAATGATGCCAGTCACAAAGTGACCGTAGACGGCACGGGTAAAGTAACGGTCGCAGCAGATGCCGCGCCTGGCGATTATACGATCACGGCAACTTCAACGGTCGATAGCAGTAAAAAAGGTACCGCGACGATTACGGTTACCGAAGCACCTGTCTACACGATTGCTGCTATATCGAATCAAACGTTAACGGCACTTGCTGAGGGGTATGCAACGGGTACTCAAGAGACAAAACCGATTTCCGTAACGAATACGGGCACAGGTCAGTTGACGAACCTGACTGTAACGATTAGCGGTACGAATCCTAACGATTATACGATCACGCAGCCGGCTTCTTCCTTGAACAGCAGCGAATCGACGAGCTTTACGATCCAGGCGAAAGACGGCTTGGCAGCAGGTACTTATTCGGCAACGGTTACCGTATCGGCGGATCTCATGACGCCTGTAACCTTTACGGTCACGCAATCCGTCAACCTGCCGGATGCTCCTGCTAATCCGCAGGAACTGAATGCTGTCGGAGGCAACCGTCAAGTTACTCTAAATTGGAGTACGGTAGCTGGAGCGACGTATTACAACATTTATATGGCGACGGCTTCAGGCCAATACACGGATGACGAAGTTGCAACTGTTACTGCATCTACCTACAACGTTGAGGATCTAGTAAACGGAACAACCTATTATTTTGTGGTAAAGGCCGGCAACGCAGGCGGTTTGGGTGCTAAGTCGAATGAGGCAAGCGCAACTCCGGCAATCGCTCCGGCAGCACCTACAAATGTGACAGCGACAGCGGGGGATGGACAAGTTACCCTTACCTTCACGGCTCCCGCTGACGACGGCGGAAGTCCGATTACACGATATGAAGTGACGGTAGTTCCGGGGAATGTGGTTGTATCCGGAACATCAAGCACGATTGTCGTTACCGGTTTAAGCAACGGTACAAGCTATACCTTTACGGTTAAAGCGATTAATGCAGCGGGAGTAAGCGTATCCTCTGCGGAGTCCAATCCCGTCGTGCCGAAATCATCATCGCCTACTGTTCCAACGACACCAAATACAGTCAATAATAGTGTAGACGTGCTTATTAACGGGAAAGTGGAAAATGCGGGGACAGCCACAACAAGCAAGCGTAACGACCAGAACGTCATAACGATTTCAGTAGACCAGAAAAAGCTGGAGGATAAACTAGCGGCGGAAGGGCAAGGCGCCGTTATCACGATTCCGGTTAATTCGAAGTCGGATATCGTCATTGGCGAGCTCAACGGTCAAATGGTTAAAAGCATGGAAAACAAGCAAGCTGTGGTTGTGATCAAAACGGATCAAGCGACGTATACGATTCCCGCGCAGCAAATACAAATCGGCGCTATTGCGGATAAATGGGGCAATACGGTCTCCCTGCAAGACATCAAAGTGCAAATCGAAATCGCTTCGCCAACGGCGGATACTTTGAAGGTTGTAGAGAACGCGGCAGCAAATGGCATGTTTACGCTAGTGGTTCCGCCGGTGGGCTTTACGATCAAAGCCACGTATGGAAATGAAAGTATTGAAATCTCGAAATTCAACGTCTATGTGGAAAGAACCCTCCCCATCCCGGCCGGAGTTGATCCGAGCAAGATTACGACAGGCGTCGTTGTTGAGCCGGATGGAACGGTTCGCCATGTACCTACTAAAATCGTACTCATCGATGGCATGTATTACGCTCAAATCAACAGCTTAACCAATAGCACCTATTCCATCGTCTGGCATCCGCTCGAATTCCTTGATGTCGCGAATCATTGGGCGAAAGCCGCTATAAACGATATGGGATCAAGGATGGTTATCAATGGAACCGGCGACGGTCTGTTCAGTCCTGACCGCGACATCACCAGAGCCGAGTTTGCGGCCATTCTTGTACGCGGATTGGGATTGAAGCCGGAAAACCGTTCATCGGCATTTTCTGACGTGAATGCGTCGGATTGGTTCAGCAGCGCGATCAACACGGCATACGTCTATCAGCTGATTAACGGATTTGAGGACGGAACCTTCCGGCCGAACGACAGGATTACTCGTGAAGAGGCCATGACAATGCTCTCCAGAGCGATGGCGATTACCGGACTAAAGGCAACACTGTCCGATCAATCGGAAGCCGCAATACTCTACCCGTTTGGAGACGCGTCAAATGTATCCGACTGGGCTATCGGCGGCGCTGCAGACAGCATACAAGCAGGCCTTGTTACAGGGCGAAGTGCCGCTGAGCTTGCGCCGAAGGCATTTATCACCAGGGCAGAGGTTGCAACTATTATTCAAAGGCTTCTGCAAGCTTCCGAACTGATTTAA